The Drosophila innubila isolate TH190305 chromosome 2L unlocalized genomic scaffold, UK_Dinn_1.0 4_B_2L, whole genome shotgun sequence genome segment CACTTAAGGATGGAACAAAAGAGGAAAAGAACTTAAGGGATCAGTTTGTGGTACAACCAGGAATACGCATTCACTGTAATAGAGACATTCATTTAGTTTCCTTCATCCCGAATGATGGCTGGAAACTGTTTGAGGTGAGCACAAGGTTCAAAGTTTGTGTTAATAAAGactttaattgattaaacGTATATAGAATGGTACGTTGTATCGATCGAATGATGATGTTTATCTGTCGAAACGAAATTATTGCATACAGCCAAAGGAGTTGGCCAATCAGGGATTCAACTTTATGCTATTGCCTatgaattgtttaaataatgatGACTTTGTTCATggtaacattttcatttaacttCTTTAGTTTTCAAGtttctattaattatttatattccaGTTCATTTGGTGTGCATTCTCTTTCTGCTGCTGACTtctttaatttacatattcgTGCTTCAGTTGCGGCACATTCATGACAAGTGTTATCTCTGCTATCTGATTTGTCTAATTGTCAATTTTCTGACATACATGCtcacaaaaattgaaacatCTTTTTTTGGAGTCAGCTGCTATTTTGTGGGTAAGTCTTACCACATGTCTGCATAATTGAGTATGATTAAGTCCACTTATTTTTTAGCTTATGTGGGCTACATCTCCAGCATTTCAATCTATCTCTGGCTGGCCGTAATGGCTTATGATTTGTGGCGAATTTTGGTTAATAACATGTTTGTAACCTTTGACAGGAAAACTCAGTCTAGCTTCTGGAAATACAGTCTCATTGTTTGGGGCATAGTTTCTGTGCTTCTCCTAATCACAATTTTGGCAGATCATATGCTGGACAATCTTGAAATTGATTCTAATTGGAAAATGGGCTATGCCTACTATGAATGCTTTGGCAAAGGTCAGTTTAatgcttataaaaatttacactatttacataaatgtttttaaatattttattcagtgAATGATTGgtcaaatattgtttatttatttgctccTGCGGCCATAATGGTTTCCATAAATGTAacattcattattattactgtCTGGCGCGTTCACATGGAAAATAGAAAGAATAGAGACCAACTAAGGGAATTGGGACAGCCTGATTTGAAAAACAATATGAGGTACATTCAAATAAGTATGTGCCTATAATGTTATAATTGTAAGAATTTCATTTCcctttttagatttatattctATTTGCGATTCTTCATAATCGCATTCATGGACTGGCTTATCCAACTCACTGTGGTTGTTTATAATCTCACCGGCAATCCACCTAAATTTCTTCAATATATCATGCTTAATTTGAGTCTGATTCATTGCATTCTCGTCTTTGCAGTCACTGTTTTAAGAAAAGATGTCCTACAATTACTTAATCGCTGCTAACTCGTAgcatattcttgattttttttacatttcaggaaagtctcaaataaataaacttttaactGAAACAATATTTACTTGATGGTGTAATTATTGTATCTTGGCTCACAATGAACGATTATCATAAGAAAAGagtgttaattttaaaaaaaatttccgcAAATGTGTTGCATTAAAGCACTTTATGAAAAGTCAAAtctctttttaatttagatgCCCGCAGAATTGGTAGCTGCTTTTGTACACTGATAGGAAACAATAAAGCTcgataaataatttcaaatgtcGATTAACCTCAAAAGTGATAACAAAAtccattaattaaaatacttatgacatttttaaataaataattgttttttttcaaaaattttacgaAATGTAGCTTTCaaaatgctgatgctgattaaaattagttcttatataaattgtaaagcCTAGTTTATGCACATTTAGCCTTAGGATCTGCGTGAAGTATTAGATGCCACTTGCTTAGCTCCTGTCCCGCTCTTGAGTTGAGGCACGCACACAATCGCAGCCTGGCGCGCTCTCAAATTGACCCTATTTACAATGGCAATCCAATGCGAGACAGGCGCGGACCCAATTGGCAGCATGTCAAGTCAGCTCaagtgaaatttatttgtaacagCCACCAGCCAGAGGCCAGACAAGGCAGTCCCAGTGTGTAGTAGTCTAGTGGCAAGTGGGAAAAGGCATCGGACGGGGAAGAGGGAGTCAGTTATTCAGGCAGTCATTGTGGCAGCATCTAAATATAAACTGCTCTTCAGTGTAGGACACAAACTGAGTGTGTTccattttgcttttgccttgGCTGTCAACGCAATTGCTGTCATTGCTGTTATTGCACTTAACGCACTTGCGcccacactcatacacacacacacgaatgCTAGATGGCACAGagacaactggcaactgcaaTGATGGCGTCTCAATGCGTTTTGTGCGTGGCTTTGGCAGATAGCCTACAAGCCTGCCATTGCAtatttgcagcagcagcagcagcagcaacagcagctttaGACAAAGGACCAACGGGGGCACTGCCAGCAGTGGGTCAAAAGCAATTTACTAGACAAAGGCATTGAATGCCCACGGGGCAACCATTAGCCTAATAACGCCacgcaacacaacacaacacaagacacacacactcacacacaaatcGTTGTCTCGTCTGTATTGAGTTTTTGAGCGGATGCCTTCACATGTGTCCCGctagccaacaacaacagcaaaaacaacaccgacaacatttacaaaaacCACGACAATAACCAACAATGACAAACAGTCAACATGATGAACGTCGCCTCAGCCTCAGCCTCAGCGTCAGCTTGaacaattaacataaataatagcCAAGTGGTTGGTTACTCGACATTGTGTACCTTTGGGTAACTGTTGTTGCGCAAAgtggaaatatatttttcacttttcatttcGACTCTTAATTATGTCCCCAGCGAGACGCTCCAAATACCGAAGACAATTGTTGCATGGggacaacaaatgaaaaagtgCGACAATTTGTCGACTCTAAACAGTCGTTTTAATGTTTTCAGTCAATCTTTATACTGAAATGTATGCTTACAATAAGCATAACATATCTAATGAAAAATCTTATATCATTATGTTAATAAATCCGCTAAGAAATATAGgtaatgtacatataaatttgttatattgttAATAGTATAATAAATCgtctatttaataataataataattttttcaatttttataaaatattgtaaaatcatatatatttataaaatattgtaatttaggatataattaaaatactattacaatactaaaaataatcaaattttaaataaattatttttatttgttaatagaCAACGgttaaataataactaatCTTTGAATAACTCTTATACATTTCTCCATTTCAAccttttttgattcaaataaaaacatttttatatttgccaaataacaaaataacagaaattgttgtcaaaagttttctaaaatttcaaGCAAATGTTGAGATCCTTTATATGCTCATCTACATACATGTGACCGAGCTTAAAAGTCAATATTGCTTGGCCAAATTGTTACTCAAAATCAAAACGGCCAACACTCGCATTCTACGCTGTCGGAAGATGAAACTGGTTTAGGTTTAGCTGTGTCTTTAGCCTTAGTATCCCCTTCAGGTCACATTGCTTGGCATGGCATGGCATGGCAGCTGTAGCATTTGTGGCAGCGGTGGCAGCTTGGCTtacgttacgtatacgcaatgtctGAGGTTTCGCAATAAAATTGCgcattgttgtcgttgctttcGTTGCTGCTCAACGTTGCTGTAAAATACCAACCATTGCAAGATTTATATGTTTAGCTCGCTTAAGTGGCAGACAGACATTGGCTTTTTTTTAGGGGACCGCAAAAGACAACTTTATAAGCTAAGCGCATGGCTTGCAGTCTAGAGTCTAGACAGACGTTGCGACGAGTCGGCTAGTGAGACTGTCGAGCCAATGGTGACATTCAAAATGCTTTGGGTGCCTGTGTAAATTTCAAGCAAGCCTGCAGAGATTTATGCCAACTGGCCAaaatcaacttcaacttcTCTTTCTCCTTTGGCAGGGTCAAGCAGCATTTGGGCTTGTCGCATAGTTTTTGGGACGAAAACTTTTGCACATTTCCTACAGTATGAACATTTTCCCTTtgctttataattttgttgcttCATTTTTACATTATCGGGGGCAACTTTTCTGCTATTTTGGGCACAACTTATGGTGCAAAAAGTGAATTGGGCGGCAGCCTCGAGTTGCTCGTGCCAACTTCCTACTATGAAGGAAGTCGCAGACCGTGCGAAAAGTTTCTGTTtctcttgctgttgctgttgctgtttctcttGCCGCACGGAGAGGCACATTACAACAACTTCGTTTcacacaaaatttgtttaattaaaatttttgttaaaatcagtaaattgttttgttgtgtcGGTTTGCTTCACTGGCAAAGTCCTCCAACTCGAACTCCGTTTTGAGACTTATGCTCATTTCAAAATAGTTGagacaataaaatattgccagaaactatgaaattaaataattgaactGTAAAAGTGACACTCATCTGTTTATCTGGCCAGGAAATAACTTCAAGTTGcggttgcttttatttaatttcaagctGGGACATGAAATTTATGACAGGAATTctaagaaaataagaaattcaaCTCCCCTCTTTGTTATTCCCATTGCGTACTATCTTTCATCTGTCTATCTCTCACCTAGACATCAATTATTTACTAATGCGCACATAATAGAGTTATATAATTTAACACTCTGCCATTTTCCCAGAACAATCGGTGacagtttttggtttttccgCAAACGACCGCAACGATTTCATACAGAATTCATCAATTTATCATACGAGTACAAGGGAAAACcagaaacaagaaaaataaataataaagggAGACAAACTATGCGTTGCGACCCCAAAACGACAACACACAACGCACAACGCACAAAATTATTCAAGTCAatgaacaatttaatttatcattaatATAAAATCCGACAGTTTGTATGTAGAAGTGTCGCCTTGGCGTGCTGCCATCCGGAGCCACTTGAGCTAATCTCATATGTCATCGATGATCTGGCAGCGAAACGTTGCAAGGCCCCTGCCAACAACGTGCAACGTCTGCTTGCttccaactttttttttccaatgtGTATGATTTTACTTTCAAATATGGCCAGGACATGCCACTCTTGGCTTGTCCTCGTCTGtagttgtatctgtatctgtgcgGAGATATCTGTGGGTGTATCTTTGTGTGTAAATGTCTGTCTGCCATAACTCTAAGCAGGAAACTTGCTGGCATCAGCAGCCGGCAGTCTGACCATTAATACTCAATTGGCTGTGCTTCCCGTGCGGATTGTGGTCGGTGCTCGACTCCTGTTGGACTCTGCTCTTCTCCTCTTCTTCCCTCTTGCCTGCATCTTTGTCGTCTTGTGCTGACACTTGAATTGAATCGAAATTGGTTATTAGCAATTCCGACAAGACGTTGCTGCGCTGCGGAGTTCTACTTGAAAGCGAATATGTTGGAAAGTAATATTGGAAAATGCTAGTTCAAGtttattgcgtatacgccaccTTTACATTGCAGCTTACTTTAAAGCTCTACAAGTTGTAGCCCAGGGCTACAAgtcatgttgcaagttgccaacTGATAGCCGAACCGTGTCAATGCAAATAATGTCGAGCATGGCAGaaagacagacacacagactGACTGAAAGAAGCCTCTGGCAAGTGCATATATCAAAAGTTATTCGGCGCAAATGAAATCGTTTTGAGGaacttccgtttccgttgctggcaataagaacaacaacaacaacaacaacaccatcagcaacatcatAACGAAAAATGGAAGCCATGTTTACGACTGAGAGTCGCATTCACAcacgattttgattttgatttgtttgcaaAACTCACTCGCACAGAGCTATGCACATTGCGTGTGAGTGCATTCGCTTGGAATATCTAAGTTTTCTAGCCCAGCTAAAGTTCTGCACACTACATGagtaaatagagaaaaaatagAGGTTCCTTCCCCCTTGGTTATCAGTAGAGCACCCAGCATTCTGCTGATGCTCGCATAAAGCGCAAAAATTGCATGctttatgcataaataaacaaatcagtgaaatcaaaaacattcaaAATGACTTGAAAACTCAGCTCAATGCCCAttgtcgtgtgtgtgtgtgtgtgtgtgtgtgttagagtGGCGTATGTGAATCTGTGTACATTGGGTTATTgtcgtatttatttttaggttTTGCATTTCCTCGATTCACATGAGTTTTCGAGATGTTTGCAAAAGTATTGAGGAcatgtttatttgcttttacgATTTAAGAATAGGCGAtgcacagaaaataaaatagtaatggatattaaagtaaaagatTTTATACGATATTGAAATGACTTAAATGACagttttcataatattaaatctaaataatttcattgcatttatttacataatctgcgagagaaaaatataaatgatcaACTTCTGAGGAgctgatttttgatttaagcCTCCCAAGGTGACTTGAAATTCTGCAGCCTGATAAACAGACTCTAAAAGATTACTCACACTGTCGAGCTTGTTATCACATAAGCTCGGTCAGACGTCTATCTGTCTGGAGTGGCGATACAGCTGAAGCTGGAGCAGAGACACAGAGTCAGATACAACTAAAGATAGAAATGCAAACATGACATATTAGACCATTTCTCTGTAATTACTAACTTATGTTAATGACTTTCACTCTCAACTCTCAGGCTTAAATGAAGGTTACGGCCAGGTCTTCTCATGCATATGCATATTCATGGTGTAGATGCTCATACGTCGGACCTAAATGAAGTTGCTCAAATCATCATCCAATTAGAGCTGtaaaattatactaattacaacTTTGGAAttagaaatatgcaaatgttttaGCGTCGACGCGTCGGGACAGAGCATGAGACTAAGTTGAGTACGACAAAGTTTTGTGATtaaaaattgccaaagttaaatgagtcacacacacacacacacacacacacttatatttatattcttatttattctatataatgttgcataaatttgaataaattttattgacagCTGAAAGAGCAGCTGCAAAATGTCTGCAATGTTGCTGATAAGTGCTCAAAACTCTGACAGCAATTCATCGGACGAGACGAAGGAGGCCATCGTGGCCAGGGAGGAGGAAGAGCTGATGGCACATATGAGAGGCCGGCGGTGTCATGCATAAATTGTAACAAAAGTCAAGTCACAGACATAAAAAACCGgctcataataattataacaaaatatgCTTAAAGGGAAACTTTACATTCAGACTCGTTTGCACTTCAAAAACGATTCACATATGctgtatataaatgtgtgtatgtatgtatataaatgtgtgtgagcGCATTTTGGCAACGGAGACCTAAAACAAGTGCAAAATGCTTGGCTGACAgagcgtatacgtaatatggcATACGATGCACGTCGCTTGTCGCAAGTCACGCGCCCGGCAAGTAAATTCAATCAAGTTGCCCCCAAGCACCAACTAGTGACAATTGTTGCAACTGGACACGGATAATTTGCGCTAATTGTAATGCATTTAGTGGCACAGCGCATTGCAGGTCACCTTGAAAGACGATGGCCCTTGGAAATGAGAgttaaaaaagagagaaattaACAAGCTCTGCACTCGTTACTTGGAAGGGGACGAGAGATGGGACATCCCTTGGGGTTGTCAACGCCATTTACATTTATCTGTTTCACTTCCtatttcaatttccattttcattacGAGTATTTGAATGACGCGCGCGTCACTTTATCATTTTCCAATTGACAACGCACACAGCTGTTGTCAGCTTTCAACTCACACCTTTCTCTTCCCACTCGCTTTCCTTCACCATCTCTCTATCACTCTCACTCTACCCATTGTCAAATTAAAAcggaaaaatgttgaatttgaTTAGCGAAGcgttaaagaaaagaaatggcGCTGCTCTCAGACAAATgtagaaaaagaaaaccaaatgaaaagaTAATGAGCCTTAGTTCAGGCCAAAAGCAGCgtttaaacaaaacttttgtcaGAGCCAACAGGCGTGTAAACCAGGGCTGCACGACAAGTACTTAAGTGAGCATCTTAAGGGGaacatttgattaaaaataatcgtAAACAAAAAGTTAACAAAGTAGATATCTTGAGTATTCCAAAATCAAAGTAGactattttaattcaataaattaatgtaataataattaagaaataagaCAAATAACaagtaataatttaattagcatGTTTAgtctaaaatataattaattttcttgagCTGAAAACAGCttagaataattaaattccttctactgtttttaattaaataaatttctataaacattttataaaaaaaaaatataatacatgtTTGGTTtgacatataaatacattgaaaaacatatttttcaattaactaattattttcttgagtttaaatttttttacttcacTTCAAggataataattttacaatacatatttaatttttttttattatttatttcaggtATTTTCTATGAGCTTTTGGGGTTTCTTTAGCCCTGGTCTGATAGTAAATCAGTCAACCAGGCAACTATCATTGTCAGCTACACGAAAGACTGCATCTGCTGCTGAGCTCGGCATCGTGCTAAATGTCGTCTCACCAGAGTTGCCACCATAGCAAAACAAACACTCACTGAGCTGCGCGCACATagacaaatacacaaacacagacacacacacacacacgtacgcATTCTCATTTAGCCACACCCAGAGCCTTTGAGTGCTggataattttgtaattatttaacttaatggaaaacaaacttaattttcgtgcaaaaattaaaagaagcaACTTGGCGCGTGACATGACAGAGTGAGCGAACGAGCGGGGGGAAGTGAAAGAGATGGAAATGGGCAAGGGTTACGTATTACAGTTTTAGAGAAGTTGAATGGAAAACTGCCAATTAATTGTGTGCAAAATTATTTAGTGTGTCTGGCGAAGCGTCTGACAGGCGACGGCAGGCAAACAATCGAGGCGATAAGACTGAAAAGGGAAAAGAATAAGAATGGGTGTCTGGCTGAGTGGCGTGTTAATGTGATTCGGGCAACAATTAAACAGTAATTCTGTTTAATTATGTTTCGTTGAGCCACTCGTGGTTGCACACCAACCAGCAGGAGGAAAAGCAGCGGCTAATTGACAGCTGAGACCGCCGAAAAGCGCACTTCATAAAATCGATGAGCTAATTGTTAAAACTGAGAAACTCAAGATGCGGCGAAAAGTGCAAACTGAAATTCTCACACCCAGACAGCCTGCTCAACTTATTGCGCTAAGTTCAAAGGTTGCCATCGTGAAAAGCGAGCTGCAAAATTGATAATCCCAAGCCGCCTTTTTCCCGCTTCCGTTGCCAGCACCCAAAACTATGGATAAAGTTTAGGTTGCACAGCAGAGTCGAATCCTGGCAAGGCATCGTCTGCGGCTCGTTTATTAAGTGCCGCAAAAGTTGCCGGCACACAAATGATAATTGAGCATTGAGCCGCACCACCCGGCAGCACCCAGCAGCACCACCGTGGGTTCCTTTCTAGAGTCGCCATCCGGCGAAAGATGCATAATTAacacaaaataatgataaagttcAGAACGTTGAGTCAGCACAACGATTTCTTATTACTTGAGCACCACCCAACCACCAAGCATGCACTACCCATACACACCACtgacacatacatatagtaaGGAGCTGTAGTTATCGTCCCAGCTTCTGGAACTCCCACTCGCGGTTGTCCAGCGGGCAGACGGAACGAGATTTCAGCCATCGCGAGATGCAATGGAAATGATAGGCGTGGTTGCAAACGCCCCAAGCGACGGTGCACTCCTCAAAGGAGTTTTGATTCGGATCTGCCTGACATTCGATGCACAGATCCATGATGGAATTGCGGCAAATGGCGCAAGTATCTACGGCAATATCTGTGAGCAGGAGAAGAGAATGGGATAAGGCAATAGAATGAATGTGGTAGTAGAATCAGGAATGGGAGTAGTAGTAGAAATTGGAGTAATAGCAGCAGTCGGTTGACCACCGGAAATTGTTTATTAGTCTGCTTTTTGAGCTACTTAAGGCTTTTGTTGGCTTACCCCAGGCCCACATGGCCACCGCATTCCATTTCTTGACTGTAAATCGCTTTTTGTTCTTCTGCTGGCAATCCGTACTACACATTGGCCCCTCTTCCAGCTCCACATCCAGATGAGATGGCGCTTGATGCTCACTATCTGTGTCCGCTGTGTGGAACGCTGAGCAACTCGAATCACTTGACGGTTCCATTGTGTTAATTTTGTAATGTTCTTATATTTTCAACTATTCAATAAATCCTACTGTTGTTCAAAGAGTTCACCGAGTTGAGTACTAACTAATATTGAAGAGGCAACTTCGTTTGCATTTCATTCAGTTTCATAACTAGCTGGAAAAGCTAAGGCTAATCTTCTTTTAGttctacaaaataaataattatttttaaggcaATAAGTCTACTATAATTGATACTTATGTTCCACTTGCAtttcttgtttctttttatttgctttaactTTTCAGTCTCGgcagaacattttttattcgTTTGAAGTTATACCCGTCATAAGAACTTTTAGGGTTTCCACTGTTGATTTGTACCTTCTCTTTTTCAaattcataactttttttttaattgtagtaTTTTTATCGCTTCTCTATGATCTTGACTATAGTGCATCTTTTGGTGATTGTGCTCTACTCGTTGCATCTGTCTCTCTCCTTTCATCTTACTCGTCTTCACTCGTCGAGTTCAATCTCTATTTATCTGTCTTATTCATTCTTTCTCTTACTAGCTCTGTCACTTTCTATTCGTACTTGACCCCAGAGATTCACTCGTTTGTTTTGCTCTACTCGTCGCTCGTTATTGTCAGCTTACGCTTTGTATTGCCTTGAAATGATCATTTCCTTCCACATTGGTATCTTCGCTCACATATTATACGACAATGTTGCGTTCTAATTACATGACGAGCGTTTTTGTGCTACATCAACGAGTAGGAGTACTGCTCCATTATGAGGCTCATAGTTGGGGTCCCGCAGTGCATTATGCTTATTAAGGGTTGTCACCCCCTTCTCTTGCAACACTGTCTTGATAAACCCCCTAACCTCATGACTCCTCCCAATGGCTACAAGCTAACTTCCCCCCATTTGCAGTGGATTTTTTTCGCTATTCGTTCGCCTTTGCTCGCCAAATGTTTTGCTATGACGCTTGAgtcaacattaatttaaatgagttgccacttaacttttaattaaaaattcactttttatttatttagttggaAATGGAATGGACTGCACCATACCACCGCCTCCACCCACCGCCGCTGTCGACTATCCTCCTCACTCTTATGCTCATTTCAGTTATGCACTTATAGCTGCCTGCCTCGCACTTTGATTTAACAGCAGCGccaaactaaaatataaatggccAGGCAAAACGAATCCAAAAAGAAACTAAGAAAAATTCCCCGACTGACGCGCGTTCATACAAACTAAagttttgtgttattttattcTGCTTGAAAAGAAGTCAAatggttttatatttaattttgtatgcttTAATTGCCatctaaatgaataaataagtGCAAATAAGTGAGCTCGACTTATGCAGCGGGTCGCATATTTGAGGAAGTGATTGCCTGCCACTTCCTCCCTTAACTCCTCCCTGCATACTCTACACGTCCTGCACTCTCCGACTTGCGCCTCAAcgatttgcataattaatttgcacTAATTAAAACGTTACGCGTTATTTTTCTagccatttatttatattatttttaatttcaacttgCTTGTGCGTAGCTTGGTAGattgtgttggtgtgtgtttatgtatgtatatgagaGTGTATGGCTGAGTATATGTGTTAAGTCAACTGAAATATCTGTGGAGCTGCCACAAATTATAAAGTACActttttaagtgttgttgGGATAAGAAAACCAAACTTGTCTAGAATCCATAAACCGATGCCTTCAAcaatttgtaatcaaatttaatgcaatttttaggGTTGTCCGGAATAACTTCAATTTCTGTTTTAAAAGATGTTATTGAAAACCTGAAGTTTGCTTAGAATTTGC includes the following:
- the LOC117781990 gene encoding probable G-protein coupled receptor Mth-like 11; the encoded protein is MLDNLEIDSNWKMGYAYYECFGKVNDWSNIVYLFAPAAIMVSINVTFIIITVWRVHMENRKNRDQLRELGQPDLKNNMRFIFYLRFFIIAFMDWLIQLTVVVYNLTGNPPKFLQYIMLNLSLIHCILVFAVTVLRKDVLQLLNRC
- the LOC117780139 gene encoding RING-box protein 1-like, translated to MEPSSDSSCSAFHTADTDSEHQAPSHLDVELEEGPMCSTDCQQKNKKRFTVKKWNAVAMWAWDIAVDTCAICRNSIMDLCIECQADPNQNSFEECTVAWGVCNHAYHFHCISRWLKSRSVCPLDNREWEFQKLGR